The proteins below are encoded in one region of Pseudomonas entomophila L48:
- the pnp gene encoding polyribonucleotide nucleotidyltransferase: MNPVIKTFQFGQSTVTLETGRIARQATGAVLVTVDNDVTVLVTVVGAKQADPGKGFFPLSVHYQEKTYAAGKIPGGFFKREGRPSEKETLTSRLIDRPIRPLFPEGFMNEVQVVCTVVSTSKKTDPDIAAMIGTSAALAISGIPFEGPIGAARVAFHESTGYLLNPTYEQLAASSLDMVVAGTSDAVLMVESEAQELTEDQMLGAVLFAHDEFQAVIKAVKELAAEAAKPTWDWKPADKNSALFDAIRAEFGEAVSQGYTITVKADRYARLGELRDQAVAKFSGEEGQPSAGEVKDIFGEIEYRTVRENIVNGKPRIDGRDTKTVRPLNIEVGVLPKTHGSALFTRGETQALVVATLGTARDAQLLDTLEGEKKDPFMLHYNFPPFSVGECGRMGGAGRREIGHGRLARRSVQAMLPAADVFPYTIRVVSEITESNGSSSMASVCGASLALMDAGVPMKAPVAGIAMGLVKEGEKFAVLTDILGDEDHLGDMDFKVAGTAKGVTALQMDIKINGITEEIMEIALGQALEARLNILGQMNQIIGESRTELSANAPTMIAMKIDTDKIRDVIGKGGATIRAICEETKASIDIEDDGSIKIFGETKEAADAAKQRILGITAEAEIGKIYVGKVERIVDFGAFVNILPGKDGLVHISMLSDARVEKVTDVLKEGQEVEVLVLDVDNRGRIKLSIKDVAAAKASGV; encoded by the coding sequence GTGAACCCGGTAATCAAGACATTCCAGTTCGGTCAATCGACCGTTACGCTCGAAACGGGCCGCATTGCCCGTCAGGCCACCGGCGCTGTGCTGGTCACCGTCGACAACGACGTCACCGTGCTGGTGACCGTGGTCGGTGCCAAGCAAGCCGACCCGGGCAAGGGCTTCTTCCCGCTGTCCGTGCACTACCAGGAAAAGACCTACGCCGCCGGCAAGATCCCAGGTGGTTTCTTCAAGCGTGAAGGCCGTCCTTCGGAAAAAGAAACCCTGACCTCGCGCCTGATCGACCGTCCGATCCGCCCGCTGTTCCCAGAAGGCTTCATGAATGAAGTCCAGGTCGTCTGCACCGTGGTTTCGACCAGCAAGAAGACCGACCCGGACATCGCCGCGATGATCGGTACCTCGGCTGCCCTGGCCATCTCGGGCATCCCGTTCGAAGGCCCGATCGGCGCCGCCCGCGTTGCCTTCCACGAAAGCACCGGCTACCTGCTGAACCCGACCTACGAGCAACTGGCAGCCTCGAGCCTGGACATGGTCGTTGCCGGTACCTCGGACGCTGTACTGATGGTTGAGTCGGAAGCCCAAGAGCTGACCGAAGACCAGATGCTGGGCGCCGTGCTGTTCGCCCACGACGAATTCCAGGCCGTGATCAAAGCGGTCAAAGAGCTGGCTGCCGAAGCCGCCAAGCCGACCTGGGACTGGAAACCTGCCGATAAGAACTCCGCACTGTTCGACGCCATCCGCGCCGAATTCGGCGAGGCGGTCTCCCAGGGTTACACCATCACCGTCAAGGCCGACCGCTATGCGCGCCTGGGCGAGCTGCGCGACCAGGCCGTTGCCAAGTTCTCCGGTGAAGAAGGCCAGCCATCGGCCGGTGAAGTCAAAGACATCTTCGGCGAGATCGAATACCGCACCGTTCGCGAAAACATCGTCAACGGCAAGCCACGTATCGACGGCCGCGACACCAAGACCGTGCGCCCGCTGAACATCGAAGTCGGCGTTCTGCCAAAGACCCACGGCTCGGCCCTGTTCACCCGTGGCGAAACTCAGGCCCTGGTCGTCGCGACCCTGGGTACCGCCCGTGACGCCCAGCTGCTGGACACCCTCGAAGGCGAGAAGAAAGACCCCTTCATGCTGCACTACAACTTCCCGCCGTTCTCGGTGGGCGAGTGTGGCCGCATGGGCGGTGCCGGCCGTCGCGAAATCGGCCACGGCCGTCTGGCCCGTCGTTCGGTCCAGGCCATGCTGCCGGCCGCCGACGTGTTCCCGTACACCATCCGTGTGGTATCGGAAATCACCGAGTCCAACGGCTCCAGCTCCATGGCTTCGGTCTGCGGTGCTTCGCTGGCCCTGATGGACGCCGGTGTACCGATGAAAGCACCGGTTGCCGGTATCGCCATGGGCCTGGTCAAGGAAGGCGAGAAGTTTGCCGTCCTGACCGACATCCTGGGTGACGAAGACCACCTGGGCGACATGGACTTCAAGGTAGCCGGTACCGCCAAGGGCGTCACCGCGCTGCAGATGGACATCAAGATCAACGGCATCACCGAAGAGATCATGGAAATCGCCCTGGGCCAGGCCCTGGAAGCGCGCCTGAACATCCTCGGCCAGATGAACCAGATCATTGGTGAGTCGCGTACCGAGCTGTCGGCCAACGCCCCGACCATGATCGCGATGAAGATCGACACCGACAAGATCCGTGACGTCATCGGTAAAGGCGGCGCCACCATCCGCGCCATCTGCGAAGAGACCAAGGCCTCGATCGACATCGAAGACGACGGTTCGATCAAGATCTTCGGCGAGACCAAGGAAGCCGCGGACGCTGCCAAGCAGCGCATCCTGGGCATCACCGCCGAGGCCGAGATCGGCAAGATCTACGTCGGCAAGGTCGAGCGTATCGTCGACTTCGGCGCCTTCGTCAACATCCTGCCTGGCAAGGACGGCCTGGTGCACATCTCCATGCTGAGCGATGCTCGCGTCGAGAAAGTCACCGACGTGCTGAAGGAAGGTCAGGAAGTCGAAGTACTGGTACTGGACGTGGACAACCGCGGCCGTATCAAGCTGTCGATCAAGGACGTTGCCGCTGCCAAGGCATCGGGCGTCTGA
- a CDS encoding BON domain-containing protein, with amino-acid sequence MKKFAIAAATATALTLTLANAAFAQQSTQAPMTLAAGEVTKAKEATSDTWITTKVKADLMTEKGVPGSDIKVETNKGVVSLSSDVAITDAQKDMAVAIAKKIKGVQAVSADGLKAE; translated from the coding sequence ATGAAGAAGTTCGCCATTGCTGCCGCTACTGCTACCGCTCTGACCCTGACCCTGGCTAATGCGGCGTTCGCCCAACAGTCCACCCAGGCCCCGATGACGCTGGCGGCCGGTGAGGTGACCAAAGCCAAGGAGGCTACCTCCGATACCTGGATCACCACCAAGGTGAAAGCTGACCTGATGACCGAGAAAGGCGTGCCAGGCAGTGACATCAAGGTCGAAACCAACAAAGGCGTCGTGTCGCTGTCCTCGGACGTGGCCATCACCGATGCCCAGAAAGACATGGCGGTTGCCATCGCCAAGAAGATCAAAGGCGTGCAGGCCGTGTCGGCTGATGGCCTGAAAGCCGAGTAA
- a CDS encoding nucleobase:cation symporter-2 family protein: protein MTTSPSTSPAPRPEDENLGLGANLAYGLQHVLTMYGGIVAVPLILGQAAGLGPAEIGLLIAASLFAGGLATLLQTLGLPFFGCQLPLVQGVSFAGVATMGAIISSEGGGGLQGVLGAVMAASLIGFLITPVFSRITKFFPPLVTGIVITTIGLTLMPVAARWVMGGNSASPEFGSVANIGLAALTFAIVLLLSKLGNATISRLSILLAMVVGTLIAWALGMTDFSKVSEGPMFAFPSPFHFGMPTFHIAAILSMCIVIMVTLVETSADILAVGEIIDTKVDSKRLGNGLRADMASSILAPIFGSFTQSAFAQNVGLVAVTGVKSRYVVATGGVILVVLGLLPVMGRVIAAVPTPVLGGAGIVLFGTVAASGIRTLSKVSYKNNVNLIIVAASLGFGMIPIAAPTFYHNFPNWFETIFHSGISSAAIMAILLNLIFNHFTTGNSDQQSVFAAAYERTINYADISALRDGDYFKDGKLFDADGNEVPVMEINSEGEPVRRRETAAEH, encoded by the coding sequence ATGACCACGTCCCCCAGCACGTCTCCCGCCCCGCGCCCCGAGGATGAAAACCTCGGCCTAGGCGCCAACCTGGCCTACGGGCTGCAACATGTCCTGACCATGTATGGCGGGATCGTCGCCGTGCCGTTGATCCTGGGCCAGGCTGCCGGCCTGGGCCCCGCGGAGATCGGCCTGCTGATCGCCGCCTCGCTGTTCGCGGGCGGCCTGGCGACACTGCTGCAAACCCTTGGCCTGCCGTTCTTCGGCTGCCAGCTGCCGCTGGTGCAAGGGGTGTCGTTTGCTGGCGTGGCGACCATGGGCGCCATCATCAGCAGTGAAGGCGGTGGCGGCCTGCAGGGTGTGCTGGGCGCGGTCATGGCCGCGTCGCTGATCGGCTTCCTGATCACCCCGGTGTTCTCGCGCATCACCAAGTTCTTCCCGCCCCTGGTGACCGGCATCGTCATCACCACCATCGGCCTGACCCTCATGCCCGTGGCCGCGCGCTGGGTGATGGGCGGCAACAGCGCTTCGCCCGAGTTCGGCAGCGTGGCCAACATCGGCCTGGCCGCACTGACCTTCGCCATCGTCCTGCTGCTGAGCAAGCTGGGCAACGCGACCATCTCGCGCCTGTCGATCCTGCTGGCGATGGTGGTCGGTACCCTGATCGCGTGGGCATTGGGCATGACCGACTTCAGCAAGGTCAGCGAAGGCCCGATGTTTGCCTTCCCCAGCCCGTTCCATTTCGGTATGCCGACCTTCCACATCGCCGCGATCCTGTCGATGTGCATCGTGATCATGGTGACCTTGGTGGAAACCTCGGCGGACATCCTCGCGGTCGGTGAGATCATCGACACCAAGGTCGACTCAAAACGCCTGGGCAACGGCCTGCGCGCCGACATGGCGTCGAGCATCCTGGCACCGATCTTCGGCTCCTTCACCCAGAGCGCCTTCGCCCAGAACGTCGGCCTGGTGGCCGTGACCGGCGTGAAGAGCCGCTATGTGGTGGCCACCGGTGGCGTGATCCTGGTGGTGCTGGGCCTGCTGCCGGTGATGGGCCGGGTCATCGCCGCGGTACCGACCCCGGTGCTGGGCGGCGCCGGCATCGTGCTGTTCGGCACCGTGGCCGCCAGTGGCATCCGCACCCTGTCCAAGGTCAGCTACAAGAACAACGTCAACCTGATCATCGTCGCCGCCTCGCTGGGCTTCGGCATGATCCCGATCGCGGCGCCGACCTTCTACCACAACTTCCCCAACTGGTTCGAAACCATCTTCCACTCGGGCATCAGCTCCGCAGCGATCATGGCCATCCTGCTGAACCTGATCTTCAACCACTTCACCACCGGCAACTCGGACCAGCAGTCGGTGTTCGCCGCCGCCTACGAGCGCACCATCAACTACGCGGACATTTCCGCGCTGCGTGATGGCGACTATTTCAAGGATGGCAAGCTGTTCGACGCCGATGGCAACGAAGTCCCGGTGATGGAAATAAACAGCGAAGGGGAGCCGGTCCGGCGCCGGGAAACGGCTGCCGAACACTGA